The genomic window AGGAAGCGAAAgcggaacggcggcggcgacgacgatggcTCGCCAGCTCCACAGCGCAGAACGCTGGATAACAATAACACCACTGCCATGTGGCAGAACGACCGTCTTACCACACGGAGAGTGACGGGCCCGATTCACAGTATCGACAAGTTGTTCACGGATAAGGAGCTGACAATGCAGTACAACGCTGCGGCGCTTGCTGCTCATAAATACTTGCTCACAAGCAAATCAAAAGCAAGCGGCTCGGGTGTGAACGGCTCTCCTGACGATAGTGACACGGGCGAGAATGAGGACGGTGACCAGGACAGCAGTGAACACGGCCATTTGGCACCCACGATGGAGAGGGTGCCGTCACATGCAACAAGGAGTCGTGGTGGTGCCAACGCTTCCAATTTTATAGACGAAAAGATCGTCGGTCTTGAGGCGCTCACCAACTTTGAGATCCCTGGAAACCTAGAGAAGATGGCAGCAGCTGTGCCAAAACTGCCGCCAGTGTTCCTTGCCACTTATGCCAAGTCTTACAGCAATAAAGATGGCAATACGCCCACGACACTACCCCCCGATGAAGTCAACTCGGACCTGGCTGTGATGAACATCCTGAAGCAGTACGAGAACATCCACGGGGTGGGATCCAACCTCGACAATGCCAACGGCTGCCGCAAAGTCCTCGAGGCAACAGCATACTCGGTGCGCGATGATAGGTACGCCGTGTACCTCGATACCCCCCGTCATTCCACGGCCGAAGACTTACGATCCGATTTGAAGCTCCCTGCAACAGCGTCGGCATTACCTAACACGCGAGGCCCCCCAACACCAAATACAAAAGCGGGCCCGACATCGGCCCCTGGAGCCAGCCCGATGAGCCGACAAAGCAGTCAAGGTGGCGTAGCCATGGCTAGGCAGGGTAGCAATACCAGATCTCAACGAAGACGTGGTGGGATCTAGACGACCTGAGATGGCCAGTCTATTTTGTTGAAATAGTTTTGACCGGGGCCCTTTGGGACATGGTTTGTGACGAACACAAGTGTGGTTCTCTAGATTTGTGGTGTTGCCAGGCGTTTTTGGTTGCTGATTCACATGTCTCTGCGGTTGGCGAAAGCAAACAAGCAGACGACGGCGTTTTGCATATACTCGGGTTGGCAAGGCATACATATGGATTATGCCTTGAAACCAGGGCGTTTGGATGGTATTATTTTTCTTCGTCCATGCTTAATAGGGGGTGTGGAGCTTTGTTGTACGGCCgtctatatatatatatatatatcacTAGTCTTGCACTGCGAGGCGAACGGAATTCACAGGTTACTCGACAATACAGAAGATAGGTGTACCTGTCATACTGTTTATATTTGACAACGTGTAGAAAGGAATTGTTTCAATTGAGGCAACGTGGGACCGCTTATCAACTGACAAATATGTAGATATCAAGCAGCTAACAAAAACACGGTTATTAGAGGTGCGGCTGGAATGGAGTCAATACTTTCCTCTTTTCTCCCAACCGGGAGCAGACATCAGACAGCGACAAACAGAAAATGAGTCCCGAGACCAAATCGGGCGGCAAGGAGACGAGCTCGACCAACGAGGCCGGCTGTCATTGCGGATACATCAAGTTTTCAGTGACCCTGTCTCCGCCGCTGTCCGAGGCCAAAGTCCTAGATGTAAGGTGCATTTTCTCGGTGCAGAGATGCCATGTGTGCGCAGCAACATATGTGTGGTTGTATGCGGGGTATTGGATGGAAAAAAGGGGGAGTTGTCACCCACTCGCTTATTGCTTATATTTGCTTACGATTCGGCTTTGTGTAGTGCGGCTGCTCCATCTGCCGTCGTGCCGGCTACTTGCTTGTCTGTAAGTGACTTGAGTGGTGATGCGGCGGGTGATTAAAAAAAGCAGAAACAGCACTTCTGAGACAATGGTATGAAATCCATGAAAAGGAGGTTAACGAAAACTATTGCAGACCCGAAGCGTCATCAGCTGAAATGGCACGGTGACTCCCAAAGTCGCTGCGCAGTATATCAGTTCAACACCAAGCAGAAAGATCAGCTGTTCTGCCCCAAgtgcggcagcagcatcggGATTGATTTCCGCGACGTCAGGGATGGATACGGTATCAGTGTTAGTAATGGACTTTTCTGTTTATCCGACACCAAAGGACGGGGAAGCGATCTGAATTGTCACTTTTCATTATGCTCAAGATGTAATCAAGAGACTGATGCTGCTCCTTAGGTCCGCACATTTAACAACATCAACCTGGCTGATCTCAAGTACCACGTTGGCGACGGGCTGAACGATGTCGAACCAGCTACTGACTTGTCGGGTATGTGGTacgaggaggatgatgacGGCCCAAAAGACGGAAAGGACAGGGCGTAAGGTGACGGGAGAACGGTGGTAGATCGACACCATATCATTATCATCGCTGGGAAATCACGAGCGGCAGCATTGGTACTTGCAGCTTTGTTCATGGTTTAGTTTTTTAGCAACTATCAATTTGACAAACGCGCTCATTGCTTTGACTTGTCTGCTGCAGTTGCCTGCCGCCTGGCCCACAACTGCTCGGCTGAAGTGATGCAGTGCATGTTGGCGCCGAGTTTGTTCATCGTCTCCATCCACTCGTCGTACTCGTCCGAGTCGAACACGATACCGCCGCCTAGGTGGAGAAGTTAGTAATGGCGTTAATCGGTAATGCGACATTCCAGTATGGAGGgacagagaaaaaagaaaagaaaaaactcaCCAGCCTGAAGATAGGCAATACCATCCTTGACCAGCATGGTCCTCAGCGCAATGCAAGTGTCCATCTCGCCCTCACTCTCCTTCCCCTGGCGATCCACACCCCCATAGCCAAAGTATCCCACGGCGCCGGCATAAACGCCGCGTTTCTCTCCCTCGAGCTCGGCGATGAGCTCCATTGCGCGGACTTTGGGGGCGCCCGAGACGGTGCCGGCGGGGAAGATGGAGCGGAAGGCGTCGAAGCGGGTCTTTCCGGGCCTGAGCACGCCCGAGACCTGGGAGACGAGGTGCTGTACGTGGCTGAAGCGCTCGACCACCAtgaggcggtcgacgcgggtCTCGAGCGGGTCGCACACGCGCGTGACGTCGTTGCGCGCCAGGTCCACCAGCATGACGTGCTCGGCGCGGTCCTTGAGGCTCGCCGCCAGCTCGTCCGCCAGCCGCTGGTCCTCCTCGGGCGTGGCGCCGCGCTTGACCGTGCCCGCGATCGGGTGCGTGATGACGCGGCCGCCCTCGCTCTTGACCAGCAGCTCCGGGCTGGCGCCGACGATTTGGAAGTCGGCGCAGTCGACGTAGAACAGGTACGGCGACGGGTTGACGGTCCGAAGGTGCCGGTAGATATTGAAGGGGTGCAGGTCCGTGGGGCGAGCGAAGCGCTGTGACGGCACGGCCTGGATGATGTCGCCCTTCACGATGTGCTTCTTGAGAGCTGTGACATGTCCCTCGTAGCCTGCCTGTCCAACGTTGGATGTGTACTCTTGCCCCAACCGGACAGGCTTCTGCTCTGGAAGCGGGATCTCAGGCCCGTTGAGGAGTTCTATCAGCTCCCGGATAGTTGCAAGGGCGCGTTTATATTCGGCCTCGACATTTTGTGCGGTTCCCTCGGCCTCGTCAAAGGCGCCATCAGGGACATGCAGATACGTCACGACCTTGATGATGCCGTAGAAACGATCAAAGACCACAGCCGTGTCGAAAAACATAAAGACGGACTCGGGGATTCCCAGGACATCCTTCATCGGCCGTGCCGTCTTGGGCTCAAAGTAACGCACGCAGTCGTAACCCACATAGCCGACGGCCCCACCAGCAAACGGCGGCAGCTTCAGGCCGGGGACGTCGGTGGCGACGACATGGCGGGCCAGCTCCTCCTCAAGGGCCGGCAGGGGGTCGCAGGCGCCACCAGCGAAGCCGGGGCCGGTGCGGACCACCTTGCGCGGGCCCGCAGCGACGAAGCTGTAGCGGCCCACACGCTCGGTTGCTGCGCTCTCGAACAGAAACGACAGCTGATCATCGGCGCCTGAGCTACTGCTCTTGGATCGGTAGTGCGCCGAGACCTTGAGATAGGCGGCCGACGGCGTGATGAGGTCGGACGAGATTTGGCCATACAGAGGGATGAGGTTTGCCCTCTTGGTGGCGTCCTGCTTTGTGGGCTCTGAGAGGAACTTTTGTACCGTCTCGAGGGACGGCACTACCAAATCCTAAACGTGAGATATCCGTCCGTCAATCCTAGTTCAGTTCGCCTGGAATTTTGTTTCGATGCTTGTAACACATTTTTCATATATGGCACTCACTGGCTCTTCCATCTTGAACACGTATAAAGTGCGCGCAAGTGTGGATATATCCTCGGATAGCTAAATAAGTTAACTCGACGCTGCGTGCTTTTATGCGACTGTGACTTTTGGTGACTGACTGTCTTTGTCTCTCTGTCTTCCCCTCAATTCTCCAGCAAGTACCCTCTCTAGAATTACTCTTGAGTAATGCGGGACATTCGTGCTGCTAGGAttttttttggattttttttcccttccctTTTCTGCTCTTTACCTTTTTCTCTTACAGCCCTAGTGATAAGAACACTTCGCAATTTTACGCAACTGACCGTTTTCAGACGATCTTTAAAATCCAACACATGGAGTTCTGTAGATATGCAACCCAAGTTGACTCATCAAGTTACTGGGGTGAATTTAGCCAATTCGGATTTTCTGTCCCGCCCAACTTTATAACCTCTCGGAACCGCTGGATCGGATGAAGCTGTCCACACACAAAATAGACTGCAGCTACCCCTGCCCAGTCACTGCTTAAAGATTCAAGCAACCTTGAGAAAAAGTCTCATGGTATTAGACTGCTGCATTTTTAACCAAACCAAGGCAGGTCATACAGCAAAAGGTTGGCTTTTTATTCAACTATTAACCTAACCCCGCAGTCAAATCGGATAAAGTATTTGGTTAGATATAATTTCATTCACAAGCCGGCTAGAGTTCCGTTATCATATCCTACATCTTAACTTGGCCGTGACCTC from Pyricularia oryzae 70-15 chromosome 4, whole genome shotgun sequence includes these protein-coding regions:
- a CDS encoding anthranilate synthase component I, producing the protein MEEPDLVVPSLETVQKFLSEPTKQDATKRANLIPLYGQISSDLITPSAAYLKVSAHYRSKSSSSGADDQLSFLFESAATERVGRYSFVAAGPRKVVRTGPGFAGGACDPLPALEEELARHVVATDVPGLKLPPFAGGAVGYVGYDCVRYFEPKTARPMKDVLGIPESVFMFFDTAVVFDRFYGIIKVVTYLHVPDGAFDEAEGTAQNVEAEYKRALATIRELIELLNGPEIPLPEQKPVRLGQEYTSNVGQAGYEGHVTALKKHIVKGDIIQAVPSQRFARPTDLHPFNIYRHLRTVNPSPYLFYVDCADFQIVGASPELLVKSEGGRVITHPIAGTVKRGATPEEDQRLADELAASLKDRAEHVMLVDLARNDVTRVCDPLETRVDRLMVVERFSHVQHLVSQVSGVLRPGKTRFDAFRSIFPAGTVSGAPKVRAMELIAELEGEKRGVYAGAVGYFGYGGVDRQGKESEGEMDTCIALRTMLVKDGIAYLQAGGGIVFDSDEYDEWMETMNKLGANMHCITSAEQLWARRQATAADKSKQ